The Brassica oleracea var. oleracea cultivar TO1000 chromosome C6, BOL, whole genome shotgun sequence genome includes a region encoding these proteins:
- the LOC106296744 gene encoding cell division control protein 48 homolog D → MANQPESSDPKGAKRDFSTAILEKKKAVNRLVVDEAINDDNSVVSLHPETMEKLQLFRGDTILLKGKKRKDTVCIALADDTCDEPKIRMNKVVRSNLRVRLGDVVSIHQCPDVKYGKRVHILPLDDTIEGITGNIFDAYLKPYFLEAYRPVRKGDLFLVRGGMRSVEFKVIETDPDEYCVVAPDTEIFCEGEPIKREDEERLDEVGYDDVGGVRKQMAQIRELVELPLRHPQLFKSIGVKPPKGILLYGPPGSGKTLIARAVANETGAFFFCINGPEIMSKLAGESESNLRKAFEEAEKNAPSIIFIDELDSIAPKREKTHGEVERRIVSQLLTLMDGLKSRAHVIVMGATNRPNSIDPALRRFGRFDREIDIGVPDEIGRLEVLRIHTKNMKLAEDVDLERVSKDTHGYVGADLAALCTEAALQCIREKMDVIDLEDEEIDAEILNSMAVTNEHFQTALGNSNPSALRETVVEVPNVSWEDIGGLENVKRELQETVQYPVEHPEKFEKFGMSPSKGVLFYGPPGCGKTLLAKAIANECQANFISIKGPELLTMWFGESEANVREIFDKARQSAPCVLFFDELDSIATQRGSSVGDAGGAADRVLNQLLTEMDGMSAKKTVFIIGATNRPDIIDPALLRPGRLDQLIYIPLPDEESRYQIFKSCLRKSPVAKDVDLRALAKYTQGFSGADITEICQRACKYAIRENIEKDIEKERKKAETPEAMEEDEEEIAEIKASHFEESMKFARRSVSDADIRKYQAFAQTLQQSRGIGSEFRFPDATGTGGAAAMAGGGDPFATAGGAAEDDDLYS, encoded by the exons G GGGAAGAAGAGGAAGGATACTGTGTGTATTGCTTTAGCTGATGACACATGTGATGAACCAAAGATTAGGATGAACAAAGTTGTCAGGTCGAACCTGAGAGTTAGGCTCGGAGATGTAGTCTCTATCCATCAGTGCCCTGATGTCAAGTATGGGAAGCGTGTTCACATCTTACCCTTAGATGATACCATTGAAGGGATTACTGGAAATATATTTGATGCCTACCTTAAAC CTTATTTCTTGGAGGCATACCGCCCAGTGAGGAAGGGTGATCTTTTCCTAGTTAGAGGAGGGATGAGAAGTGTTGAGTTTAAGGTTATTGAGACCGATCCTGATGAGTACTGTGTGGTGGCTCCAGACACAGAGATATTCTGTGAGGGTGAACCTATAAAGAGAGAGGATGAGGAGAGGTTGGATGAAGTTGGTTACGATGATGTCGGTGGTGTTAGGAAACAAATGGCTCAGATTAGGGAACTTGTTGAGCTCCCTTTGAGGCACCCACAGCTCTTCAAGTCCATCGGTGTTAAGCCTCCTAAAGGAATCTTACTCTATGGCCCTCCTGGTTCAGGCAAGACACTGATTGCTCGTGCTGTTGCTAATGAGACCGGTGCGTTTTTCTTCTGTATCAATGGTCCGGAGATCATGTCCAAGCTAGCTGGTGAGAGTGAAAGCAACCTTAGGAAAGCGTTCGAGGAGGCTGAGAAGAATGCACCTTCCATCATTTTCATTGATGAGCTTGATTCCATTGCTCCAAAACGAGAGAAGACGCATGGGGAGGTTGAGAGAAGGATTGTTTCACAGCTCTTGACGCTAATGGATGGTCTTAAATCAAGAGCTCATGTGATTGTTATGGGAGCTACCAACCGTCCTAACAGCATTGACCCGGCTTTGAGAAGGTTTGGAAGATTTGACAGGGAGATTGATATTGGTGTTCCCGATGAGATTGGTCGTCTTGAAGTTCTCAGGATTCACACCAAGAACATGAAGCTCGCAGAAGAT GTTGATTTGGAAAGAGTATCTAAAGACACACATGGGTATGTTGGTGCGGACCTTGCGGCATTATGCACTGAAGCTGCTCTCCAATGCATCCGGGAGAAGATGGATGTGATTGACCTAGAAGATGAGGAGATAGATGCTGAGATTCTCAACTCTATGGCTGTGACTAATGAGCATTTCCAGACAGCTCTTGGTAATAGCAATCCTTCTGCTCTACGTGAGACG GTCGTTGAGGTGCCTAATGTTTCTTGGGAAGACATTGGTGGTCTTGAGAATGTCAAGAGGGAACTACAAGAG ACTGTTCAATATCCAGTGGAGCATCCTGAGAAGTTTGAGAAGTTTGGTATGTCGCCATCTAAAGGAGTCCTGTTCTACGGTCCTCCTGGTTGTGGAAAGACCCTTTTGGCCAAGGCCATCGCCAACGAGTGTCAAGCCAATTTCATCAGTATCAAAGGTCCCGAGCTCCTGACAATGTGGTTCGGAGAAAGTGAGGCCAATGTGAGAGAGATATTCGACAAAGCACGCCAGTCTGCTCCTTGTGTTCTTTTCTTTGATGAGCTAGACTCCATCGCCACTCAGAGAGGGAGCAGCGTTGGAGACGCCGGTGGCGCAGCAGACAGAGTATTGAACCAGCTTCTGACGGAGATGGATGGTATGTCTGCTAAGAAGACCGTCTTTATCATCGGAGCAACAAACAGACCAGATATCATCGACCCTGCGCTTCTTCGTCCCGGTCGTCTTGATCAGCTCATCTACATTCCTCTTCCTGATGAGGAGTCTCGTTACCAGATCTTTAAGTCTTGCTTGAGGAAGTCTCCAGTGGCTAAAGATGTTGACTTAAGGGCTCTTGCGAAGTACACACAAGGGTTCAGCGGTGCAGACATCACAGAGATTTGTCAGCGTGCTTGCAAGTACGCCATCAGAGAGAACATCGAGAAG GATATTGAGAAGGAGAGGAAGAAGGCAGAGACACCAGAAGCAATGGAAGAGGACGAGGAGGAGATTGCAGAGATAAAAGCTAGTCATTTTGAAGAATCAATGAAGTTTGCGAGGAGGTCTGTGAGTGATGCAGACATACGCAAGTATCAGGCTTTTGCTCAGACTCTCCAGCAGTCACGTGGGATTGGGAGTGAGTTCAGGTTCCCTGATGCGACAGGCACTGGAGGTGCAGCCGCCATGGCTGGTGGAGGTGACCCGTTTGCTACTGCGGGAGGAGCAGCTGAGGACGATGATCTCTATAGTTAA